From the genome of Cytobacillus firmus, one region includes:
- a CDS encoding 3-oxoacyl-ACP reductase: MNLNDQIVIITGSSRGLGKETAKAFAREGARIVINYFHSEEKAHALQKEIGESAIAIRADVRDRVQVKSMYEKTKEHFGAPITTIVNNALVNFQFDPVLKKDAETIKWDDYKNQLEGAILGALNTVQAGLEDMKKQEFGRIISVGTNLFQHPVVPYHDYTTSKAALLGFTRNMANELGQYGITANMVSGGLLKTTDASASTSKEVFEIIENSTPLRKVTDPAEVADAIVFFASPWARAVTGQNLVVDGGLVMN; the protein is encoded by the coding sequence ATGAATCTTAACGATCAGATTGTTATTATTACAGGCAGCAGCAGAGGGTTGGGCAAAGAAACAGCTAAAGCTTTCGCAAGAGAAGGGGCGAGAATTGTCATTAACTATTTCCATAGCGAGGAAAAAGCCCATGCTCTGCAGAAGGAAATTGGCGAATCAGCCATTGCCATTCGTGCTGATGTTCGGGACAGAGTTCAAGTGAAATCCATGTATGAAAAAACGAAGGAACACTTTGGAGCCCCCATTACAACCATAGTCAATAATGCATTGGTGAATTTTCAATTTGACCCTGTTTTAAAAAAAGATGCAGAAACAATTAAATGGGACGATTACAAAAATCAGCTGGAAGGTGCGATTCTGGGAGCATTGAACACTGTTCAGGCAGGTCTTGAAGATATGAAAAAACAGGAGTTTGGCAGGATAATCTCGGTCGGCACCAACCTATTCCAGCATCCAGTTGTACCCTATCATGACTATACGACCAGCAAAGCTGCTTTATTAGGCTTCACCAGAAATATGGCGAATGAGCTGGGCCAATATGGAATTACTGCAAATATGGTATCAGGCGGTTTGTTAAAAACGACAGACGCCAGTGCTTCGACCTCTAAGGAAGTGTTTGAAATTATCGAAAACTCGACTCCACTAAGAAAAGTCACAGATCCTGCAGAAGTGGCAGATGCGATAGTCTTCTTCGCTTCTCCCTGGGCAAGGGCAGTTACAGGACAGAATTTGGTTGTGGATGGCGGACTAGTTATGAATTAA
- a CDS encoding OsmC family protein encodes MAEHQFHLKAHWPGLRNNVGEIETGGLRTKVSIPPEMDGPGIGTNPDEMLLGAAATCYIITLAAMMERSRLEKDDLTMESVGVVDVTKGVITYRKIIHRPVIVLKADADEKDHALARKLAQKAEASCMISRAIKGNVEVELQETVLRSKM; translated from the coding sequence ATGGCTGAACACCAATTCCATTTAAAAGCACATTGGCCAGGACTTCGGAATAATGTGGGTGAAATTGAAACAGGCGGGCTGAGAACAAAGGTATCTATCCCTCCGGAAATGGACGGTCCTGGAATCGGAACCAATCCGGATGAAATGCTGCTGGGGGCAGCGGCAACTTGTTATATTATTACCCTGGCAGCCATGATGGAACGCAGCCGGCTCGAGAAAGATGACCTGACGATGGAATCAGTCGGTGTTGTGGATGTGACCAAAGGTGTGATTACCTACAGGAAAATCATTCATCGCCCGGTTATCGTGCTGAAGGCAGATGCCGATGAAAAGGACCATGCACTTGCGCGAAAGCTGGCGCAAAAAGCCGAAGCATCCTGCATGATCTCAAGGGCAATTAAAGGGAATGTGGAAGTCGAGTTGCAGGAAACCGTACTTAGATCAAAGATGTAA
- a CDS encoding Cof-type HAD-IIB family hydrolase — MTKSTIPPQIKLIALDMDGTLLNSRGEIPEENRAAIKEAKEKGIEVILSTGRSRLTAGDHADSLELNSYLITVNGSEIFGPDGESISRAPVDSKVMEWMWNLSQSHKTNFWATSCERVWNNEMPENIHDHEWLKFGFDISDDAVRELIHKELQSKGDLEITNSSLTNIEVNALGINKAKGIQKVTELLGISMENVMAMGDSLNDIAMIEESGWGVAMGNAQEIVKETADAVTGTNDEAGVAQAIRKWAF, encoded by the coding sequence ATGACAAAATCAACAATTCCACCGCAGATCAAATTAATCGCTCTCGATATGGATGGAACTTTATTAAATTCCAGAGGGGAAATTCCTGAAGAGAACCGTGCAGCCATAAAAGAGGCAAAGGAGAAAGGAATCGAAGTCATTTTGAGCACCGGAAGATCAAGGCTTACAGCAGGCGATCATGCCGATTCCCTGGAATTAAACTCCTATTTAATTACGGTTAATGGCAGTGAAATATTTGGCCCAGATGGAGAATCCATTTCAAGAGCTCCCGTTGATTCCAAAGTTATGGAATGGATGTGGAACTTGTCACAGTCACATAAGACCAATTTTTGGGCCACCAGCTGCGAACGGGTATGGAACAACGAAATGCCGGAAAATATTCATGACCATGAGTGGCTTAAGTTTGGATTTGATATTTCAGATGACGCAGTCAGGGAACTGATCCATAAGGAGCTGCAGTCAAAAGGCGATCTGGAAATTACTAACTCAAGCTTAACCAATATTGAAGTCAATGCTCTTGGCATCAATAAAGCCAAAGGGATCCAGAAGGTAACAGAGCTTCTTGGCATTTCGATGGAAAATGTAATGGCCATGGGAGACAGCTTGAACGATATTGCCATGATTGAGGAATCAGGCTGGGGAGTAGCGATGGGAAATGCCCAGGAAATCGTGAAAGAAACAGCCGATGCTGTGACGGGAACCAATGATGAAGCCGGTGTTGCACAGGCAATCAGAAAATGGGCATTTTAG
- a CDS encoding CBO0543 family protein, whose amino-acid sequence MYLILVIVVWILFAYRFIDWSQWKKQYPTVLYFIAINLTYNMLYFNHTLWTFRGITAEWLNHSIINLAFTYFITPMALIIYLQRYPVNKNHGYIYSAVWIGFFTIIQSLFAHKGMFVYDNGWNGWHNIWLNIALFAVLRVHYRKPAMAMLISLPAVVIFYLLFPFPLESLK is encoded by the coding sequence ATGTATCTGATACTTGTTATTGTTGTATGGATTTTGTTTGCTTACCGCTTTATTGATTGGTCACAATGGAAAAAACAATACCCGACTGTGCTGTACTTTATTGCGATTAACCTTACCTATAACATGCTCTATTTTAATCATACTCTCTGGACTTTTAGAGGCATTACGGCCGAATGGCTTAATCATAGCATTATTAACTTAGCTTTCACTTATTTTATAACTCCCATGGCTCTAATCATATATCTGCAGCGTTATCCTGTGAATAAAAACCATGGATACATTTACTCTGCGGTTTGGATTGGCTTTTTTACCATCATTCAGTCTCTGTTTGCACATAAAGGGATGTTTGTGTACGATAACGGCTGGAACGGCTGGCATAATATTTGGCTGAATATCGCTTTGTTTGCTGTATTAAGAGTCCACTATAGAAAACCGGCAATGGCCATGCTCATTTCTCTGCCTGCTGTGGTGATTTTCTACTTATTATTTCCGTTTCCATTGGAAAGCCTAAAATAA
- a CDS encoding sigma-70 family RNA polymerase sigma factor, producing MSIDEYIKRSIDDKADRALVLEMIMDEYGTVLKRLIYSYVKDWNTASDLTQDTFITVYEKLENFQQRSSFKTWIFTIAINKSKDYLKSWHYRNLIMNEKIFLLKKDRGKDPEAAFLEQDEHHELLKTIESLTVKYREVFLLHYYQDFGLAEISEALNIPISTVKTRLYRGQEKVRRILSASERGEQHG from the coding sequence GTGAGCATTGATGAGTATATAAAACGGTCAATCGATGATAAAGCGGACCGTGCTCTCGTTCTTGAAATGATCATGGATGAGTATGGAACCGTTCTGAAAAGATTAATATACAGCTATGTAAAGGACTGGAATACTGCCAGCGATTTAACACAGGACACCTTTATTACTGTGTATGAAAAATTGGAAAATTTTCAGCAAAGATCTTCTTTTAAAACATGGATATTCACAATCGCTATTAATAAAAGCAAGGACTACCTTAAAAGCTGGCATTATCGCAATTTGATCATGAATGAAAAGATTTTTCTTCTAAAAAAGGATAGAGGAAAAGATCCTGAAGCAGCATTTCTGGAACAGGATGAACATCATGAATTGCTGAAAACGATAGAATCACTGACAGTTAAATACCGCGAAGTTTTTTTGCTCCATTATTATCAGGATTTTGGTCTTGCTGAAATAAGTGAAGCTCTTAATATCCCCATTTCAACCGTCAAAACACGCTTGTACAGAGGACAGGAAAAAGTCAGGAGAATTTTATCCGCTTCAGAAAGAGGTGAACAGCATGGGTGA
- a CDS encoding AbrB family transcriptional regulator has product MKKNVFITFSAAVLGAGLFSLLHIPVAFLLGALTAVMIGSRLSRIPFYWPAAFRDAGIIIVGYSIGLSFTKEAVLLILQKLPFIFLITVCLILFSALSALLIAKLMGIDYPTVLIGSIPGGLSQMILLAEEVKGIDITVVTFMQVARLTMIIFIIPVLVFGPWMNMEVSSEFTAAVPLWRDLFPDIFLFALVSFAGIILSKRLKLPTAYLLGPIMGTAALVIYGINGPQLPPSVLDLSQLLIGAHIGMMMKPEKLDNKIKTISLAALSGLLLMVCSVLLSFWVMYAFHLSPATGLLSLAPGGMDQMAIIAHETGADLAIVTGYQLFRLFFIFFVVPPFLKWIFLKYKRMGSLSK; this is encoded by the coding sequence GTGAAAAAAAATGTTTTTATCACCTTTTCTGCTGCTGTATTAGGTGCAGGGTTATTTTCTTTATTGCATATTCCGGTCGCCTTTTTGCTTGGTGCATTGACTGCTGTAATGATTGGAAGCCGGCTCAGCAGGATTCCATTTTACTGGCCAGCCGCTTTTCGGGACGCCGGGATCATTATTGTCGGCTACAGCATCGGCCTATCTTTTACAAAGGAAGCGGTTTTGCTTATCCTCCAGAAGCTGCCTTTTATTTTTCTCATTACGGTTTGCCTGATTCTCTTTAGTGCCCTTTCCGCCCTTCTCATTGCGAAATTAATGGGCATCGACTATCCAACCGTGCTGATTGGAAGTATTCCGGGCGGTCTTTCACAAATGATTCTTCTGGCAGAGGAAGTCAAAGGAATCGATATCACAGTCGTTACCTTTATGCAGGTTGCTAGACTGACTATGATTATCTTCATTATCCCTGTTCTGGTTTTCGGACCATGGATGAACATGGAAGTCAGTTCTGAATTTACAGCCGCTGTTCCTTTATGGAGGGATTTATTCCCTGATATTTTTCTTTTTGCTCTTGTTTCCTTTGCCGGCATTATCCTAAGCAAACGCCTGAAGCTTCCGACCGCATACCTTCTCGGTCCAATTATGGGAACAGCTGCCCTTGTCATTTACGGCATAAATGGTCCTCAGCTCCCCCCGTCTGTTTTGGATTTATCACAGCTATTAATAGGAGCCCATATCGGCATGATGATGAAGCCTGAAAAGCTGGATAATAAGATTAAAACGATTTCACTTGCTGCATTAAGCGGCCTGCTTCTCATGGTATGTTCGGTTCTGCTCAGTTTTTGGGTTATGTACGCTTTTCACCTTTCCCCCGCCACCGGATTACTGAGCCTTGCACCGGGAGGAATGGATCAAATGGCCATCATCGCCCATGAAACCGGGGCCGACCTGGCCATAGTAACAGGGTATCAGCTTTTTCGCCTATTCTTTATATTCTTTGTAGTGCCTCCATTTTTAAAATGGATCTTTTTGAAGTATAAGAGAATGGGATCATTAAGCAAATAA
- a CDS encoding C39 family peptidase: MGNRIFAMSIAAGVGLSLTVGSIKMGSNEHSNEKEIYYTAVPHAEAQHEPHVKQEIMKKSVMLDVPLYNQMDHPRLYNGCEITSLAMIISYEGIKVSKNELAKEVNRVPLRYSGGEYGNPNDGFVGNMEDGPGLGVYEGPIFNLAKNYFPDRAENLTGKPFDVLLEKVAKGSPVWIITTASLSPAASFETWNTPGGPVDVTFQMHSVAITGYDEENIYINDPYGTKNKKVPRQQFIEAWELMGSQAIVIN; encoded by the coding sequence TTGGGTAATAGAATTTTCGCAATGTCTATAGCAGCCGGGGTTGGATTGTCTCTGACTGTGGGAAGCATAAAGATGGGGAGCAATGAACACTCAAATGAAAAGGAAATATATTATACAGCTGTTCCGCACGCGGAGGCACAGCATGAACCACACGTGAAGCAGGAAATTATGAAGAAATCGGTGATGTTGGATGTGCCATTGTACAACCAAATGGATCACCCGCGTTTATATAATGGTTGTGAGATTACCAGTTTGGCAATGATTATAAGCTATGAAGGCATTAAAGTATCAAAAAATGAGCTGGCAAAGGAGGTTAACCGGGTACCGCTCAGATATAGCGGAGGCGAGTACGGGAATCCCAATGACGGCTTTGTCGGCAATATGGAGGATGGTCCGGGATTAGGCGTTTATGAGGGGCCGATTTTCAATCTGGCGAAAAACTACTTTCCTGACCGTGCTGAGAATTTGACTGGCAAGCCGTTCGATGTGCTGCTTGAAAAAGTAGCGAAAGGGTCGCCGGTCTGGATCATTACAACCGCAAGCCTGTCACCCGCTGCATCTTTCGAAACCTGGAATACACCGGGCGGACCGGTGGATGTGACCTTCCAGATGCATAGTGTAGCTATAACCGGGTATGATGAGGAAAATATCTATATTAACGATCCGTATGGCACGAAAAATAAAAAGGTGCCTAGACAGCAATTTATAGAAGCCTGGGAGCTGATGGGGTCACAGGCTATTGTCATTAACTAG
- a CDS encoding MerR family transcriptional regulator, protein MKAYTIKEVSKMLNVPPGTLRQWEKDLNGLLLIPRSKQGARFYTDHEIALLDKVKQMRDKNLSKEMIRELMQKHMDFVSETASPANETALAAIEPETALHKEQDSVMNAEQFMAIMENFRDSLLTDVRNEIRIGVRKEVLEEVKKEISKGSLHTVKSLSDSIYKSGEKTKAEIESLTARIEQTSEDTSEAFGTLSKRVAKSSKRTSDQINQLTNKLTESSEASSEEFKTMIHYISSSAEVTSTEISSLIETLNTDREIYIETINKEREQYWHEVKQREDVFQDMIVSFRSAAAAQEPEKKWWKFWK, encoded by the coding sequence ATGAAAGCTTATACAATAAAAGAGGTCTCGAAAATGCTGAATGTGCCTCCGGGGACCTTAAGGCAATGGGAAAAAGATTTGAACGGACTTTTGCTGATTCCCAGGTCCAAGCAGGGAGCCCGTTTTTATACAGACCATGAAATTGCATTGCTTGATAAAGTGAAGCAAATGCGCGATAAAAACCTGAGCAAGGAAATGATCCGGGAATTGATGCAAAAACATATGGACTTTGTTTCTGAAACGGCTTCTCCAGCAAATGAAACTGCTTTGGCGGCAATAGAACCGGAAACAGCATTACATAAAGAACAGGATTCAGTCATGAATGCTGAACAGTTCATGGCTATCATGGAAAATTTCAGAGACAGCTTACTTACAGATGTCAGAAATGAAATTCGCATCGGCGTTCGAAAGGAAGTTTTAGAAGAAGTGAAAAAAGAGATTAGCAAAGGATCTTTGCATACCGTTAAAAGCCTGTCGGATTCAATCTACAAATCAGGCGAAAAAACGAAAGCGGAAATTGAATCACTGACAGCGAGGATTGAGCAGACATCAGAAGATACCTCCGAAGCATTCGGAACTCTTTCGAAAAGGGTTGCGAAGAGTTCGAAACGTACTTCCGATCAAATTAATCAGTTGACAAACAAACTGACGGAATCCTCGGAAGCTTCTTCCGAAGAGTTCAAAACCATGATCCATTACATCTCCTCTTCTGCCGAGGTGACCAGCACCGAAATCAGCTCGCTGATTGAAACATTAAATACGGACAGGGAAATTTATATCGAAACCATTAATAAAGAGCGGGAGCAATATTGGCATGAAGTAAAGCAGCGGGAAGATGTTTTTCAGGATATGATTGTTTCCTTCCGAAGCGCGGCTGCCGCACAGGAACCTGAAAAAAAATGGTGGAAGTTTTGGAAATAG